Proteins co-encoded in one Gouania willdenowi chromosome 1, fGouWil2.1, whole genome shotgun sequence genomic window:
- the commd1 gene encoding COMM domain-containing protein 1, whose product MSDTESFRSINSLISGICQTEFFNNSELNEQLLKEQLYPEVPQDDFRCLYDKMRGLIKSMASADMDPSQLGVFLTAQTRKQGGGGVSAEQATALSRFWKSHRVKVRERLQAQSRWEPALRGLSWRVDIQTSGHSNPVGVVELELGGATQDTECVCVEVDESKVEEVLMKMKEIQENMDHYVKQTSNLH is encoded by the exons aTGTCTGACACTGAGTCATTCCGCTCTATAAACTCTTTAATCAGTGGAATATGTCAGACTGAGTTCTTTAATAACTCGGAGCTCAACGAGCAGCTGCTGAAAGAACAACTCTACCCGGAAGTACCGCAGGACGACTTCCGGTGTCTGTACGACAAGATGAGAGGCCTGATAAAG TCCATGGCCTCAGCAGACATGGACCCCTCCCAGCTGGGGGTCTTCCTCACAGCTCAGACCAGGAAACAGGGAGGGGGTGGGGTTAGTGCTGAACAGGCCACCGCCCTCTCACGGTTTTGGAAAAGTCACCGTGTGAAGGTGAGGGAGAGGCTCCAGGCCCAGAGCCGCTGGGAGCCCGCCCTCAGGGGCCTCAGCTGGAGGGTGGACATCCAGACCTCCGGCCACAGCAACCCAGTGGGCGTGGTGGAGCTGGAGCTGGGCGGAGCCACACAG GacactgagtgtgtgtgtgtggaggtggATGAATCTAAAGTGGAGGAGGTTCTGATGAAGATGAAGGAGATCCAGGAGAACATGGACCACTATGTGAAGCAGACCTCCAACCTTCACTGA